The following DNA comes from Nitrospira sp..
CAATCAAGGGAGGACCCGAGCCCTCCCGGTGAGTGGAGTACCCAATGCCTGAACACACGATGACGCCCCCTCTTCCCAGCGCCACCCCGGAAGCGGCCGCCCCGCAGCCGCCTATCGACTTTCTTGAGTATTGGAAAACCGATTGCCGGGAGATCAAGACGTTTCGGGGGCACTCGCACGGTGTCTGGACGGTCGCCTTCTCGCCGGATGGACTGACTCTGGCCAGCGGAGGCGCCGAGCGCCTGGTCCGCATGTGGGACATTGAAACCGGCCGGCTCCTGCGCTCGCTCCGCGGCCATACGAATGACATCCGCGCCATCGTCTTTACCCCGGACGGCCTCACCCTCGCCACCGCGAGCGAAGACCGCACCATCCGCCTGTGGAATCCGAAAACCGGCGAACCGACCAAGCTGCTGTTCACCCGGTACGATCACAATGTGTGCAGCCTCTCCCTCTCGCCGGACGGCCTCATGCTCGCGCGCGGGAGCCACAATAAAGACATCAAGATCTGGGAAGTCACGACCGGCACCGAACTGATGACGCTCCTGGGGAAAGATCAATACGACCATCACTGGTCCGTGTGCGTCGCCTTCTGCCCGGACGGCATCCATCTGGCGAGCGGCACCGACATCGGAAAAATTAAGTTGTGGGAAGTGCTCCCGAGCGGCGAAGAGAAAGTCTTACACGACGGGCACTGGCAGCGCGATGCCGACGACTCCACTGAGACCCGCGGCTACTTCATCGAAGACGACGGCGGCTTCCAAAAGCCGATGGACTACTGGATCGGCGCCATGACCTTCACGCCGGACGGCAAGACCCTCATCACCGGCAGCCGCGACAAAACCATCAAGTTTTTCGAAATGCCGAAGCTGATTGAGAAGAAGGTCCTGACCGGGCACACGGCCTGGGTCAGATCCCTGGCCGTCTCGCCGGACGGGAAAGT
Coding sequences within:
- a CDS encoding WD40 repeat domain-containing protein, with protein sequence MPEHTMTPPLPSATPEAAAPQPPIDFLEYWKTDCREIKTFRGHSHGVWTVAFSPDGLTLASGGAERLVRMWDIETGRLLRSLRGHTNDIRAIVFTPDGLTLATASEDRTIRLWNPKTGEPTKLLFTRYDHNVCSLSLSPDGLMLARGSHNKDIKIWEVTTGTELMTLLGKDQYDHHWSVCVAFCPDGIHLASGTDIGKIKLWEVLPSGEEKVLHDGHWQRDADDSTETRGYFIEDDGGFQKPMDYWIGAMTFTPDGKTLITGSRDKTIKFFEMPKLIEKKVLTGHTAWVRSLAVSPDGKVLASAGDDNTIKFWDIAAGRHFKTVKGHTAGVRQITFSPDGKRLASASWDRTIKLWEGGAEPTE